In a single window of the Elaeis guineensis isolate ETL-2024a chromosome 6, EG11, whole genome shotgun sequence genome:
- the LOC105034985 gene encoding LOW QUALITY PROTEIN: uncharacterized protein (The sequence of the model RefSeq protein was modified relative to this genomic sequence to represent the inferred CDS: inserted 3 bases in 3 codons), producing MVPSPLTSKVTHNVVKPRNPKPNPNALLLPXTIDSMNPEXLHSLPFLSKIYIPTLPPPVPQTPNSIINPTTTERELCSKEXKSLKKKKEEPMAGAGGALGYSLIIFLTLLSHHSFLSCPVDHKEALLLFKSMLTGKPAKNSSSEIPFFGFDSWNPGSDCCTWEGVTCDDRSTLRPVTELSLSAFVPLTYSATSMALSPLFTMSTLTFLDVSENSLLGEIPQDGLANLASLSYLDMSTNKLNGSIPRQIFGLRNLHYLDLSGNHLTGTLSSNIGSLVKLERLDLGDNCLHGNIPPDIGKLARLQTLSLRQNQFGGEIPASILQMRELQVLDLGNNSLSSVIPDGIGTLFKLSTLSLRDNEFSGVIPESVTRMANLEILQLDGNSLSGVIPPSLFDLKRLKRLFLGNNKLSWNNTARISPKCHLSRLSLRSCGLVGEMPSWLSVQKDLDFLDLSENQLEGDIPRWLADLVLGSVIITDNRLTGPLPPQIFESQNLSVVDLSRNNLSGELPKNIGEASTIMILLLSGNSFSGPLPESITNIGRLLLMDLSYNNFSGDRFPVFSPDTYLAYVDLSFNSFFGEVPVGFGPQIRKLTLGGNKFSGLLPESLVHMKNLEELDLSDNNITGELPEWLSRIPFRVLNLRNNHLQGSIPRALSNLSKLHILDLSGNNFDGTIPTELGNLNGMINTPSTYFTISNLFTFFFDLNDVIVNWKGSLRSLARNSLGIYSYLDLSCNSLSGEIPNSLGSLQGLKLLNLSYNELGGEIPASFGGLEKLESLDLSHNKLNGSIPQTFEKLDELTTLDVSNNELVGRIPVGGQMSTMADPRIYANNSGLCGFQIEVPCSAPSPDEPISEYINDEGGGWISWEAMLYGYAVGLLVAVPMAYFARFL from the exons ATGGTCCCGTCCCCTCTTACAAGCAAAGTAACTCATAACGTAGTCAAACCTAGGAACCCAAAACCCAATCCAAATGCCCTTCTTTTGC TGACCATTGACTCAATGAATCCAG CTCTTCATTCCCTcccttttctctctaaaatatataTCCCAACTCTCCCTCCACCAGTACCTCAAACTCCTAACTCCATTATTAACCCAACAACAACAGAAAGAGAACTTtgctcaaaag aaaagagtttaaaaaaaaagaaggaagaaccaaTGGCTGGTGCTGGAGGAGCACTTGGCTATTCCTTGATCATCTTCCTCACTCTTCTCTCGCACCACTCCTTTCTATCCTGTCCCGTGGATCACAAAGAAGCTCTCCTCCTATTCAAATCCATGCTTACTGGCAAGCCAGCAAAGAATTCCTCCTCGGAGATACCTTTCTTCGGCTTCGACTCATGGAATCCCGGCTCTGACTGCTGTACGTGGGAGGGAGTGACCTGCGATGACCGATCAACTTTGCGACCTGTGACCGAGCTTAGTCTTTCAGCTTTCGTTCCCCTCACATACTCCGCAACCTCCAtggctctctcccctctcttcacCATGAGCACGCTGACCTTCCTCGATGTCTCGGAGAATTCACTGCTCGGAGAGATCCCGCAAGACGGGCTGGCAAATTTGGCCAGCCTCAGTTATCTGGACATGAGCACCAACAAGCTAAATGGTTCCATTCCTCGTCAAATCTTCGGCCTGAGGAACCTCCACTACCTGGACTTGAGCGGCAACCATCTCACTGGGACTCTCAGCAGCAATATCGGCAGCCTTGTAAAGCTCGAGAGGCTCGACTTGGGGGACAATTGCCTCCATGGGAACATCCCTCctgatatcggcaagctagcaaggTTGCAGACCTTGTCGCTTCGCCAGAATCAGTTCGGCGGAGAGATCCCGGCGTCCATCTTGCAAATGAGGGAGCTACAAGTCCTGGACTTGGGGAACAATTCCCTCTCTTCGGTAATTCCCGACGGGATCGGCACTTTGTTCAAACTCTCCACTCTTTCACTGAGAGACAACGAATTCTCTGGGGTGATCCCCGAGTCGGTCACGAGGATGGCCAACCTGGAGATCCTCCAGCTGGATGGTAATTCTCTCTCAGGAGTCATCCCGCCTTCGTTGTTCGATCTCAAGAGGTTGAAGAGACTGTTTCTTGGGAACAACAAGCTCTCATGGAATAACACTGCGAGGATATCACCTAAATGTCATCTGTCGCGACTGTCTCTGAGGTCTTGCGGCCTCGTCGGCGAGATGCCGAGCTGGCTTTCAGTCCAGAAGGATCTCGATTTCTTAGATCTAAGCGAGAATCAGCTCGAGGGAGACATCCCACGATGGCTTGCTGATTTGGTGCTTGGAAGCGTCATCATAACGGATAACAGACTCACCGGTCCGCTCCCACCTCAAATTTTCGAGTCCCAGAATCTTTCAGTTGTTGATCTTTCAAGAAACAATCTAAGCGGGGAGCTGCCAAAGAACATCGGCGAAGCGTCTACCATCATGATTCTTCTGCTGAGTGGTAACAGTTTTTCTGGTCCACTGCCCGAATCCATCACCAACATAGGTCGTCTCTTGCTGATGGACCTCTCGTACAACAACTTCTCTGGAGATAGGTTCCCAGTGTTCAGCCCAGACACCTATCTTGCCTATGTAGATCTTTCCTTCAACAGCTTCTTTGGTGAGGTACCGGTGGGTTTTGGCCCACAGATTAGAAAGCTTACATTAGGAGGAAACAAGTTCTCAGGATTGTTGCCTGAGAGCTTGGTTCACATGAAGAATCTCGAAGAGCTGGATCTCTCCGATAACAATATCACCGGCGAACTGCCGGAGTGGCTGAGCAGAATTCCATTTCGAGTTCTGAACCTGAGGAACAATCACTTGCAGGGGTCCATCCCTCGGGCCTTATCCAACCTCAGCAAACTCCACATCCTCGATCTCTCTGGCAACAACTTTGATGGTACAATCCCGACAGAGCTGGGAAATCTAAATGGGATGATCAACACACCTAGCACATACTTTACAATCTCTAatctcttcaccttcttcttcgaTCTCAACGATGTCATCGTGAATTGGAAGGGTTCCTTGAGGAGTCTGGCACGAAACAGCCTTGGCATCTATTCATACTTGGACCTATCATGCAACTCGCTGTCTGGTGAAATACCAAATTCTTTAGGCAGTCTCCAAGGTTTGAAGTTGCTCAACCTTTCCTACAATGAACTCGGCGGGGAGATTCCAGCGAGTTTCGGTGGATTAGAGAAGCTGGAGAGCTTGGATTTATCGCATAATAAGCTTAATGGCAGCATACCTCAAACATTTGAGAAGCTTGATGAACTGACCACATTGGATGTCAGCAACAATGAGCTTGTGGGTCGGATTCCGGTCGGCGGTCAGATGTCCAccatggctgatccacgtatttatgCTAATAACAGCGGGTTGTGTGGGTTTCAGATTGAGGTTCCATGCAGTGCACCATCACCGGATGAACCAATCTCAGAGTATATCAATGATGAGGGTGGGGGATGGATCTCATGGGAAGCAATGCTGTATGGGTATGCAGTCGGCCTACTTGTGGCAGTTCCTATGGCCTACTTTGCTAGATTTCTCTGA